In Peromyscus maniculatus bairdii isolate BWxNUB_F1_BW_parent chromosome 21, HU_Pman_BW_mat_3.1, whole genome shotgun sequence, one DNA window encodes the following:
- the Cdkn1a gene encoding cyclin-dependent kinase inhibitor 1 → MSDANDGRPDPHRSKVCRRLFGPVDSEQLSRDCDALMAGCLQEARERWNFDFVTETPLEGNYAWERVRDLGLPKLYLSPGSRGRADLGGDKRPGTSSALLQGSAPEDHVALSLSCTLMPHASERPEDSPGGPGTSQGRKRRQTSLTDFYHSKRRLVFCKRKP, encoded by the coding sequence ATGTCCGATGCCAATGATGGCCGACCCGACCCACACAGGAGCAAGGTGTGCCGCCGTCTCTTTGGTCCCGTGGACAGCGAGCAGTTGAGCCGTGATTGTGATGCGCTCATGGCCGGCTGCCTCCAGGAGGCCCGGGAACGTTGGAACTTCGACTTCGTCACCGAGACGCCGCTGGAGGGCAACTACGCCTGGGAGCGCGTTCGGGACCTGGGGCTGCCCAAGCTCTACCTGAGCCCCGGGTCCCGTGGCCGTGCCGACCTGGGAGGAGACAAGCGGCCCGGCACCTCCTCCGCCCTGCTGCAGGGGTCAGCTCCGGAGGACCACGtggctctgtctctgtcctgcACTCTGATGCCTCACGCCTCTGAGCGGCCTGAGGACTCCCCGGGTGGTCCGGGAACCTCTCAGGGCCGGAAACGGAGGCAGACCAGCCTGACAG